The Mucilaginibacter sp. PAMB04168 genome contains the following window.
TTATTCGGCTATTTTTGAAACAGCCGCCGCCCGTGCGCTTAGTTTAGGTAGTTTAATCGTTGCCGCCGCCGGTAATGATTCTAACCGTGCAGGCGGGGCAATTAAGCCGGTTAGCCACCCCGCCAATTGTCCTTCCATTATGGCTGTTGGTGCCTTAGACAGCAACATGAAAGTAGCTAATTTTTCCAACGGCGGTATATTTACCCCTCAGGGTTCGGTAGATATTTCGGGGCCGGGTGTTGGGGTGTTTTCATCCACTAAACTGCCAACCAAATATGCTACCATGAACGGAACCAGTATGGCAACGCCGCATGTTGCTGGTATTGCTGCGCTTTGGGCAGAATCTGCAGGCGTAAGAGGTGCCGCATTATGGAACAAACTAATACAAACTGCAAAAAGGCTGAATTTGCCTGCCCGTGATGTAGGCGCCGGGTTGGTTCAGGCTCCTTCAAAATCGATATTAGTGCCAACACCGATATTTACACCTAAATTGCCACACAACTTAGAAGAAGCATAGCCATATGAAAACTTACCTGGTAAGTACAGACCCGGACATGTTCAATGCGGTTGTTTCAGCATTGAAGCAGCAGGGTATAGCTATCACCAAACAAATGGATGTAATTGCCATCTTGTCGGTTTCTTGCCGGCCAGATCAGAAAGCAATTGTAGAGCAGATACCTGGCGTAATGGCAGTAGAGGAGGAAGGAACATCCTTCGCGCTGTAATTAGTGTCAAAGCTTAGGCGCATGTTAAAAAGCTATTTATTAGCCATTACAAAAATTATATGCAAAAGGGGTTGCCGGCAAACCGGTAATCCCTTTTTCTATAAATAAAAGAGGGCTTCAATAGTAGCCCATTTAGGTAGCTCCTTAATTTGCCATAAAATATGTTAGGGTAGTAGCAGATACCGGCCTTTGGTTAAGGCTGCAGGCGTATAAGCGGATGACCAGGCTTACCGAGAAACGCCCAATGAGGCTTAATTACTTGTCTGCTTAACACTAAACTTGAAAAATCATGTCTGCAAATGCCATAATATACAAAAAACAAAACCAAAAGCAAATTAAACCGTGTAACTTACATCTTATATTCTTAGTTTTGTACCGTTTTACAGATTGGTATTCAGATGGATCGTCTCACTTATGTTAATAGCGGAAACGCTGCCTATATAGATTCCTTATACGAAGCATATAAACAAGACCCCGAATCGGTTGATTACGGGTGGCAAAAATTCTTTGAAGGCTTCGATTTTGGACAAGGATCAGCACCTAAAACTGCAGATGCAGCTAATGCAGGTGCTCCCGAGCATGTTTTAAAAGAAATAAACGTGCTGAACATGATAAACGGGTACCGTACACGCGGGCACTTGTTTACTAAAACCAACCCCGTTCGCGAGCGTCGCAAATATTTTCCGGGCAAAGAACTGGAAACCTTTGGCCTTACCGAAGCGGATATGGAAACTGTGTTTAACGCCGGTGTTGAAGTAGGCATTGGGCCTGCTAAGCTGCGCGATATTCGCCAACTGCTGGAAGACACTTACTGCCAGTCTATAGGTGCGGAGTACAAATACATCCGTAATCCTATAAAAGCCAAATGGTTTGAAGCGCGCATGGAAACCAAGCGCAACCAGCCATCCTTTACAAAAGAAGAAAAAACACGCATGCTTAAAAAGCTGAACGAAGCCGTAGGTTTCGAGAACTTTTTAGGTACTAAATTCTTAGGCCAGAAGCGTTTTTCTTTGGAAGGAGCAGAAGCGTTGATCCCGGCACTTGATTCGGTTATTGAAAAAGGTGCACAATTGGGCATTGATGAGTTTACCATTGGTATGGCTCACCGTGGCCGTTTAAATGTTTTGGCCAATATAATGGGCAAAACCTACAAAGAGATTTTTTCAGAGTTCGAAGGCAAGAACTATGATATGGAATCGTCATTTGGTGGCGATGTGAAATATCACCTTGGTTTTTCTACAGATGTTCAAACTTCGGCTAATAAAACCATACACCTGAGCCTATGCCCTAATCCATCGCACCTGGAAACAGTTGGACCGGTGGTTGAAGGCATCACTCGTGCTAAGATTGACGCCAAGTATAATGGCGATCATGATAAGATTGCACCTATTTTAATTCATGGCGATGCTTCTGTAGCAGGCCAGGGCATTATATATGAGGTGCTGCAAATGGAAAAACTGGATGGTTATAAAACCGGTGGTACTGTTCACCTGGTTATTAACAACCAAATTGGTTTTACCACCAACTATAAGGATGCACGCTCGAGCACTTATTGTACGGATATTGCCAAAACGGTACTATCACCGGTTTTTCACGTAAACGGTGATGATGTCGAGGCCCTGGTTTATGTGATTAACATGGCTATGGAGTACCGTCAGGAGTTTAACGAAGACGTGTTTATTGATATTTTGTGCTACCGCAGATTTGGCCACAACGAGTCTGACGAGCCTAAGTTTACACAGCCTACTTTATATAAGGCTATTGAAGCGCATCCAAATCCACGCGAAATTTATTACCAGAAGTTACTGGCCGAAGGCAGCATTGATGCTGAGACCGCTAAACAAATGGAAAAAGCTTTCAAGGATTTGTTGCAGAAACAACTGGACGAAACCAAGGCCGAAGCCCGCGTACAGGGTAGTAACCCAATGTTTGCCGGTTCATGGCAAGGTTTGCATTTACCTACCAAAGAGGAGGTTTATGCCACTACCGATACTGCGGTAAGTGAAGCTGACCTGCTGGCCATAGGCCAAAGGTTAACCGAACTGCCGTCTGATAAGAAGTTCTTCAAGAAAATTGAGAAATTATTTGAGGACCGCCGTAAAATGGTGAACGAAACCAAAACTTTTGACTGGGCTATGGGCGAGTTAATGGCTTATGGTACTTTGTTAAAAGAAGGCCACCCGGTTAGGCTAAGTGGTGAGGACGTTAAGCGCGGAACCTTTTCACACCGCCATGCTGTGGTTACCCTGCCCGATACCGACGAAGAATATACACCGTTAGATACCTTGGGTACTGAGGCTAAATTGTCTATTTACAATTCATTACTTTCGGAATATGGTGTTTTAGGTTTTGATTACGGTTATGCCCTGGCCAATCCTAATGCGCTAACTATTTGGGAAGCTCAGTTTGGCGACTTTGTTAACGGCGCTCAAATTATAGTTGACCAATATTTGGTAAGTGCCGAAACTAAATGGCAACGTGGTAACGGTTTGGTAATGTTATTGCCACACGGTTATGAAGGCCAGGGACCTGAGCACTCATCTGCACGTATTGAGCGTTTTATGGAGCTTTGTGCCGATAATAACATTCAGGTAGCCAACTGTACCACGCCAGCTAACTTCTTCCACATCTTACGCCGTCAGTTGCACCGCGATTTCCGTAAGCCATTGGTGATCTTCTCACCAAAAAGCTTACTGCGTCACCCGGCTTGTGTGTCTAAAATTGAAGAATTTACACAAGGTAAATTCCAGGAACTGATTGATGACAGCTTTACCACAGATGCTAAAAAAGTAAAACGCGTACTGTTCTGCAGTGGCAAAATTTATTACGAACTGTTAGATAAACAACAGGCCGACAAACGCGACGATGTTGCCATTGTACGTGTGGAGCAATTATATCCAACACCTGTATTGGAAATGGAAGCTGTTAAGGCTAAATACAGCAACGCTAAAGAGTTTTTCTGGGTACAGGAAGAGCCTGAGAACATGGGTGCATGGCCTTACATGCTGCGCAAGTTCCGCAAAGGTGATTTGCAGCTCGACGTAATTTCACGTAAAGAATCATCGAGCCCTGCCACTGGTTACGCCAAGCAACACGCCTCGCAGCAATTGTACATTATTGGCAAAGCTTTCGAAGCGCCGGTGAGCCAGAACCAAAAAGAAAAAGTAAAATCAATAGCCAACAAAATGGCTGAAACTAACGCAGACTAAAACAGTAGCCAGAGGCCGGTTGGGAGGGCGGGGAATAAAAGATTTTAACTTTTTATTCCGGCAAACTCGCAACCGGCATCTTAGCTCCTAAATAAAACCTACAACATATAAAAAATATGAGTTTAGAGATCAAAGTTCCGCCGGTTGGCGAGTCGATTACCGAAGTAACCCTGTCGCGCTGGATTAAAAAAGACGGCGACGCAGTTGAAATGGACGAAGTAATCGCCGAGTTAGAATCAGACAAAGCCACTTTTGAGTTAACAGCTGAAAGTGCCGGAACTTTAAAAACTGTAGCAGCCGAAGGTGATACCCTGGCTATTGGCGCTGTAGTAGCCAGCATTGAAGCCGGAGACGCTGCTGCAGCATCTCCAGCGGTTGATAAAAGCACTGCTGCCGCTACAGACGAAAGTGCACCAGGCCAGCGATTGGATAAACCTAACGCAACTGTTGCAGAAGTAGCCGAAGTACCTGGTGCAGAAGCTAAAACTATAGAAATTAAAGTTCCGCCGGTAGGAGAGTCTATCACCGAAGTAACCCTGTCGCGCTGGATTAAAAAAGACGGTGATCAGGTAGAAATGGATGAAGCCATTGCTGAGCTGGAATCAGATAAAGCTACATTTGAACTGACTGCCGAAAGTGCCGGTACCCTAAAAACGCTTGCTGCCGAAGGTGATGTATTAGCTATTGGTGCCGTTGTATGTTCTATAACCGGTGGCGGTGCTGCACCTGCCGCCGCTGCGCCAAGCGCACCTGCCGCATCACAGCCTGCTGCTGCAAATTCGCAGCCGGCAACACAAGGTGGTTATGCCGCTGGTACACCTTCACCTGCTGCCGGTAAAATTCTGGCCGAGAAAGGTGTTAGTCCTCAAAGTGTAAGTGGTTCTGGTGTTGGTGGCCGCATTACTAAGGAAGATGCTTTAAACGCACAGAAACCAGCTGCACCTGCCGCCAAGCCTGCTACTGCACAACCTGCCGCAGCTCCTCAGGCCTCAGGCCCACGCGAAGAGCGCCGCGAGAAAATGTCTAATTTGCGTAAAACAGTTGCCAAGCGCCTGGTAGCGGTTAAAAATGAAACCGCTATGCTAACTACCTTTAACGAGGTGGATATGCAGCCAATAATGGAGCTGCGTGGCAAATACAAAGATAAATTTAAAGAGAAACATGGTGTAGGCTTAGGCTTCATGTCTTTCTTCACCAAAGCGGTTTGCGTGGCCCTCCAGGAGTGGCCAGCCGTTGGTGCCCGCATTGAAGGCGAAGAAGTAGTATACAGCAACTTTGCTGATATCTCTATCGCTGTATCGGCTCCAAAAGGTTTGGTGGTTCCTATCATCCGTAACGCTGATGCTATGAGCCTGGCCGAGATTGAAAAAGCCGTAGTAACACTGGCCGGTAAAGCCCGCGAAAATAAACTGACTATCGAAGATATGACCGGTGGTACCTTTACGATCACCAATGGTGGTGTGTTTGGTTCTATGCTGTCAACTCCAATCATTAATGCACCGCAATCTGCTATCTTAGGTATGCACAATATTATTGAGCGTCCGGTAGCGGTTAACGGACAAGTGGTTATCCGCCCAATGATGTACCTCGCCCTATCATACGATCACCGTATTGTTGACGGCCGCGAATCGGTTAGCTTCCTGGTACGCGTTAAGCAGTTACTGGAAGATCCTGCACGTTTGCTGTTAGGGGTGTAGGTAGTTATTAAGTTTTTGATAAAGACTGTCTCACAAGGACAGTCTTTTTTGTTAGTGATTCAATATTCTAACTGTTATTTATGTGTTTTTTTATGCGATATATTTTTAGTTGCTGCGAATCACTTCTTGCCGAAGCCATCTAGCACTGTGTGTAAAGAGTCATTTAAAGTTCGGTTATCCATTGTTTATAAAATTCTTATACATTTGTTTGAGGCTGGGACGTTTACTACTGACTGAGGTTGCTTAAAAAGCATGCAATAACTAAAGAATGTTATGTAGCAAAAATTAGTCGCGTATTTTGTCACTGATTCATGTACTTTTATTCAGATAATACATGTCTAAATAACATTATGAAAAGATTTGCTTTTGTTGGTATATTATTTGTCATTTCGGTATTAGTATTATGCGGATGCAGCAAAACGGCAGAACAGCCCGCTAGCGAGATTTTTCCTAAATTAGATAGTGCAAAAGTAACCGCTTTTACCACTGATAAAGATGTTTATAATTATAACGAATTGGTAACTTTGAAATTTGTAGATACGATGCCTAAGGTTGTAAATTTTGTTATTGATTGGGGTGATGGTTACCTTTCTGAAAGCACACCATTTAAAAAATGCGTGCATAACTATCAAATATCTGGAAATAAAACCATTAAGGTTAGCGTTGGATGGGGTGGTGTCATAAATAAGAATTTTGTTACCGCTAAAAAAAACATTAATGTATTACCTGGAGCGCTTACCTCTTATCAAATAAAAAATAATAGAAAGGATGGCATAATTATCCGCCTGACCCCAGGATCTTACCAAGAAGTTAAACCGGGAGAGATGTCGCAAATTTTTTATTCTCCTCAATATGATGATCAGCCGGAGAATACACCTGTAAATACAATACTTATTACTTACGCTGGTAAAAACCCGGAATGTAGTGGCTGTTATTTGAGCCAGTTAAAAGGAACAATTTACGCCAGAAAATATACTCTTGTTGGTATGAATTAGATTTTGGTTGTGATGGTCGCTGTCACTTTTAACCTGTCTTGTATGTAAAGTTGTCTTCGCATGCGGCCGGTATAAGGCAGCACACTTATTGCAAGCATATTAGATTTCCAAGTTAAAACCACATTTTGGTAACTTCATATTTGTAACATTTGATATAAATTTAAAATTAAGCTGGCTAATCTTACATGCATTGATTCGGCCTTTCTTTAAGAATAAAATAATAACATTTAAGTTGGAAGTAAATCTATTATTACAGAGAGTTTGTGTAATATACTAGTTATGAAGTTCAGAAGGTCACAACTTTAGCTTAGTTGCTTTTTCTAATCTAAGTATTTCTCATAAACCGCCTTATATCCGCTTATCTTCGCAAATGGGCTTAACAAACCAAACACTGTCTTTGTAGAATTAAGGCGGTTTAGCCAGCCGTAATACGTTCATGAAATAATCAGCCGTTAATGCGAGTTGTAATAGTGGCGGCATGCCGCTACTGTTGGTTTTACCGTTGGTTGCAAGGCCGGTAATGGTTTCCAGCAGGTGTTCGGTGTTCACTGCGGGCCGGACCTACCAGTTCACTACGGTGGGTTGATCGGTGTTGTTCCACATGCTGTGTACATGGTTCTTAGTTATGTATAGCATCTAGCGTAATAGGTTGCCTGTTCAAATTTCCAGTAAACTCACCTTGTGTTACTGTGAAGGCTTCTTCCTGATTAGGGTAGTAATGAGGCACTGGTTAAATTGAGTGCTTGCTGTAAGTATTTTAATCTTCAGTAATTTTTCATTATTCTGTGTAGCAGTTACAGTAAAGCGTATGTCCTGCCCGGCTAACGGATTAGGAATGAACTTTTAGGTTGGGCCATGGTAAGGAGAATCTTTTAGCATTTCAAAGTCTTAAAATGCTTTTAAAATTTTAATTGCAAGAAGGGGTGGATTACAGGATGATTTAAATAAATAGCACTTATCAAATCTGCATTGTACACTTAATTAGGGCCTTGTCATATAAATGACGTAAACAATACCGACCTTAATCCAGAATGCAAGCGGTAGTTTTACGGCAAAATCAATTAAGATGAAAAATAGTTATTTGGCTAACCAAGTAAAGACTTTGCGAACAGAAAAAGGTTATTCACAGGAATTGCTTGCCCAAAGAACAAATTTGAGCCTGCGCACCATACAACGTATTGAAAGCGGGCAAACAGAACCGCATGGTGATACGCTTCAGCGGCTTGCAGCAAGTTTAGATGTTAATGTGGCCGATTTTTGGGAAGGTAAATCGTATCAGACTTGTCCGAGAATAAGCCATATCTTGTTCTTATCCATTTATCGGCATTGAGCTTTATCATATTCCGCTGTTAGGTGTTTTGCTGCCCTTTATTTTATGGACGGTAAAGCGTAATGAAGTTAAAGACATTGCACAAACAAGCAAACGGGTATTAAACTTTCAAATTACCTGGTGTATATTATACTTCCTGATATTTGCCTTTATATTGGGGAATGTATTTTTCCACTTCAATATTCGATTGCCGGTACATTTCAGTTTAAGTCCCGAAATTTTACTTCTTTTTTTTCCAGCGTTTTATGGGTACAACATTATAATGGTGGGCATCAATGCCATACTCCAATTTAAAGGTAAGCGGCTGTTCTATATGCCGGCTATGAAGTTATTTCGATAAAGGAGAACTATTGATGTTCTTTTGCCTGGCTGCATAATAAATAACCAGTCCAACTACAAAAGCACCCATACAAACCAGCGTGGCTTTAGGATTAGCCATAAAAATGCTGAGGGTTACAAACCAGTATACCGCAATAAAAATTATGGGTACCAGCGGGTACCATTTAATAGTATAAATACCGGTACCATCTAAATGCCTGGTGCGCTTTCGTAATATAAATATGGCAATGGCTGCTGTGCTTAACCCAATGCACTCAAAAAACATAGCATAATTTAATACTTCACCAAAAGAGCTTACAAAAAACAGAATCAGCAGAATGGTACCCACAAAAAAGCTCATGCCAAACTCCTGTGCCTGGGTACGTGGATTTACCTGCTTGAAAATAGCTGGAAGTACGCCATCATCGGCCATGGCATAGTATACTCTGGGCACCGACATGATATTGACGTTTACATAAGCCAGTACCGATATAAACATGAGCACGGAGGTAATTCTGGCACCCAGCTCTCCAAAAACAACCGAAGCCATCTTAGCAGCCAAGCCCGTGTTTTGCTGCAGGCCACCCATGCCCAGCACCTTGTAGTAAGCAAAATTTACCACCATATAAACAGCTATCACTATAGCTATGCCGGCAAATATGCCCTTAGGAATGTTCCGCTTGGCATCAATCACATCTCCCCCAAAATTAATGGTTTGCTGGTAGCCGGTATAAGTAAAAAATACAGCCACCAAACTTAACCCGAACGAAGCGATAGGATTGCCTGCAGGCAAAGCAGCTTTGATGATCACAGTGCTATTGTTGCCCATAAAAATAGCAAGGCACAGCAGCACAATCATGCCTACTTTAAAAATGGTGAGCAGGTTTTGCGTACGGGCACTGGTTTTGATACCCAAAAAATTAATAAAATAAACCAGCAATACCATTGCAATAGTTGTGATACGGGTGCCTGTAACGTTCTGCATGCTTTGAGGCAGTAACAGCGGGTTTAAGTATTCTGCGCCAATTAAGGCCACGGCAGCTACCGATGCGGTGGTTGCTAATACCGCTATCCAGTTTATCATAAAGGCAAATGCCGGATGATAGCAATAAGAAAATAGTTTATAAAAGCCGCCGGTATTAGGGTAGCGAGCACCTATTTCGGCAAATGTTAGTGCGCCGCACAGCGTTACTAATCCACCCACAACCCAGGCGGCAAAAAACAAGGCAGGGCTGCCGGTACGTATAGCAACTTCGCCCGGTGATTTAAATATGCCTGTGCCTATAATGAGGCTGATAACGATCATAGTAAGATCGAACCGGCTAAGTTTAGGTTTAATACTCATTATAGTTTTGGATACTTGATTTTTAATTTTATATTATACATTTGTTAAAACCGATGCCTGATGCTTGGCAGGTAATAATAAACAAAACGTTTTGCCGCATTGCAACTAATGAAGATTATTATTCAGCAAATTAGCAAAATATTGGTACTTACTGTGGGCGCATTATGCCTGGCAGGCTCAGTTGTTACTGCCCAGGTAAAAAAACACAGCAAGCCCAAAGCTGCCAGCAGCACCATAAAAGCTCCAGTTACCAATACGGCGCTGTCTGCATTCCTCAAAGAAGCGACTAATGCCGGTATTGAGTTTAAGGTACCCGCACATTTTAAAGAAATACCGGCCATTAATAACGAGAACTTTTCTTTTGATTACGCCATGGTCATGCCCAGTCAGGATTTTGAGGTGTGGCTTCAGGTGCACTCTTTAAAGCAAAACTGGTCGAGCTATGAGCAGGTAAAAAATATCACAGGCAAAGCGCTGGCTAATCCGGATTCAGCGTACCTGGATGCGGCCAAGGCGCATGTAGCAGCCATGAGCGATGAAGACGACAAGTATTTTGTGCGCTCATTAACATCCGAGGTGCTGCAACAGTATAATGCCGATGCTGGAAAAACCTATTTCTTCAGCCTTTCAAATTTGCCCGAAACCAAGCAATATAAGTACGCGTTGCTTATAGCTATACAAAAGCATCACACCGGTTATATGCTAGCTGTTTGCCTTACTAATCAAAAGGGCCCCGAATTTTTCAGAAACATCAATAAAGCGCGAGATTGCATCAAGTTCAAGTAGTTTAGCTGCGTGTTTTTGCCAATTATTTTAGTATATTTGAAATGGAAATACAAGCCATTCGCAATGGTTTTTCTATCTATTTATGGTGTTTACTATCACCTGTTTAACCCCGATATTTGAACATGGCAGAGATAAATTATAGTGAAGACAGTATTCGTTCGCTCGATTGGAAAGAACACATCCGCTTGCGTCCGGGTATGTACATTGGTAAACTGGGCGATGGCTCGGCTTATGATGATGGTATATACGTACTGCTTAAAGAAATTGTAGATAATTCTATAGATGAGTTTGTAATGGGTGCCGGCCGTACCATCGATATCAACATGAGCGATCATAAAGTTGCCGTTCGTGACTATGGCCGGGGTATTCCGTTGGGTAAGGTTATTGATTGTGTTTCTAAAATTAACACCGGCGGTAAGTATGACAGCAAGGCTTTCCAAAAATCAGTAGGCTTAAATGGCGTGGGTACCAAGGCGGTAAATGCCTTGTCGGCGGCATTTACAGTACAATCCTACCGCGATGGTCGTACTAAAATTGCGGAGTTTACCAAGGGCGAACTTGTAAGAGACGAGCCTGAGAAAGAGACCAGTCAGCGCAACGGTACAGCAATTAATTTTTTTCCGGACGAAAGCATTTTCCGTAACTACCGCTTTATACCGGAGTTTGTGCAAAATATGATTTGGAACTATGTGTTCCTAAACGCAGGGCTAACCATTAATTTCAACGGCGAAAAATTCTTTTCGCAAAATGGCCTCCGCGATTTGCTGGAGCGCAAGACCGACCCTGATACCATACGTTATCCAATCATCCACCTGAAAGGTGAGGACATTGAGATAGCCATGACCCACGGTCAGCAATACGGCGAGGAATATTATTCGTTTGTTAACGGCCAGCACACCACGCAGGGTGGTACGCACCAGGCAGCTTTCCGCGAGGCCGTGGTAAAAACCCTGCGCGAGTTTTATAAAAAGGAATTTGACGCGTCGGACGTACGCTCATCTATAGTAGCGGCTATTGCCATTAAAGTGCAAGAGCCTGTTTTTGAATCGCAAACTAAAACCAAGCTGGGTTCACAAAACGTAGGCCCGGATGGGCCTACTGTGCGTGGCTTTATCAATGATTTTGTAAAGACAGAGCTTGATAACTTCTTACATAAAAATCCGTCGGCTGCAGATGCTATATTGAAACGTATACTGCAGTCAGAACGGGAACGTAAGGATATTGCAGGCATCAAAAAGCTGGCTAATGAGCGTGCAAAAAAAGCATCGCTTCACAACCGCAAACTGCGCGATTGTAAACTTCACTTTGATGATACCCATGAGCGTAAACAGGATACCACACTGTTTATTACAGAGGGTGACTCGGCAAGCGGCTCTATTACCAAATCGCGTGATGTATTAACGCAGGCGGTGTTTAGCTTAAAAGGTAAACCGTTAAACTGTTTTGGCTTAACCAAAAAAGTGGTTTACGAGAACGAAGAGTTCAACCTTTTACAACACGCGCTGAATATTGAGGATGGGCTTGATGGTTTGCGTTACAACAACATTGTAATAGCAACTGATGCCGATGTTGATGGTATGCACATCCGTTTGCTCATTATGACTTTCTTTTTGCAATTTTTTCCTGATGTGGTTAAAGCAGGGCACGTATCCATCTTACAAACGCCACTCTTTAGGGTGCGTAACAAAAAAGAAACCATCTATTGCTACAGCGATGAAGAACGCCGCAATGCGATAGCTAAGCTGGGTAACAAACCTGAGATAACCCGCTTTAAGGGTTTAGGTGAAATATCGCCTGATGAATTTGGCTTGTTCATAGGAAAAGACATGCGTTTGGATCCCGTGATACTGAAAGATGCCAACGTAAAAGGTTTGCTGGAGTACTTTATGGGTAAAAATACCCCAACGCGTCAACAGCATATTGTACAAAACCTGCGTGTTGAAAAGGACGATGAAACCATTAATCCGCTTGTAGCAGAGGCTGAAGTACTTGTGGCATAAGCTAGATACACAAATATTTAAGGGCTTGTAAGTTGCTATTGCTTATTTAAAATATAAGTGGTAACTTATAAGCCCTTTTTTGATGGAGTGGTGCTTATAGTATACGAGTAGTTCATCCCAGTCATTTTACAACAAGGGGTTTATCTGAAACAATGATTAACCACGAAATTAAAATTGCATTTGAAGAATATAACAGCTTCGAGGAGCTGAACAAAAAAGACCAGGCCCTATGTCTGGAAGCCGTTAAGGCCCTGAAGGGCTCACACTCTCCTTACTCAAACTTTAGCGTAGGCGCGGCTTTGCGTTTGCAAAGTGGCCGTATTATTTATGGAAGCAACCAAGAGAACGCCGCTTACCCATCGGGCCTGTGTGCTGAACGCGTGGCACTTTTTGCCTGGGGCGCAAATTACGCTAATGATCCTATTGAAAGCCTGGCCGTAACTGCTTACACAGCGAAGTTTGT
Protein-coding sequences here:
- a CDS encoding 2-oxoglutarate dehydrogenase E1 component gives rise to the protein MDRLTYVNSGNAAYIDSLYEAYKQDPESVDYGWQKFFEGFDFGQGSAPKTADAANAGAPEHVLKEINVLNMINGYRTRGHLFTKTNPVRERRKYFPGKELETFGLTEADMETVFNAGVEVGIGPAKLRDIRQLLEDTYCQSIGAEYKYIRNPIKAKWFEARMETKRNQPSFTKEEKTRMLKKLNEAVGFENFLGTKFLGQKRFSLEGAEALIPALDSVIEKGAQLGIDEFTIGMAHRGRLNVLANIMGKTYKEIFSEFEGKNYDMESSFGGDVKYHLGFSTDVQTSANKTIHLSLCPNPSHLETVGPVVEGITRAKIDAKYNGDHDKIAPILIHGDASVAGQGIIYEVLQMEKLDGYKTGGTVHLVINNQIGFTTNYKDARSSTYCTDIAKTVLSPVFHVNGDDVEALVYVINMAMEYRQEFNEDVFIDILCYRRFGHNESDEPKFTQPTLYKAIEAHPNPREIYYQKLLAEGSIDAETAKQMEKAFKDLLQKQLDETKAEARVQGSNPMFAGSWQGLHLPTKEEVYATTDTAVSEADLLAIGQRLTELPSDKKFFKKIEKLFEDRRKMVNETKTFDWAMGELMAYGTLLKEGHPVRLSGEDVKRGTFSHRHAVVTLPDTDEEYTPLDTLGTEAKLSIYNSLLSEYGVLGFDYGYALANPNALTIWEAQFGDFVNGAQIIVDQYLVSAETKWQRGNGLVMLLPHGYEGQGPEHSSARIERFMELCADNNIQVANCTTPANFFHILRRQLHRDFRKPLVIFSPKSLLRHPACVSKIEEFTQGKFQELIDDSFTTDAKKVKRVLFCSGKIYYELLDKQQADKRDDVAIVRVEQLYPTPVLEMEAVKAKYSNAKEFFWVQEEPENMGAWPYMLRKFRKGDLQLDVISRKESSSPATGYAKQHASQQLYIIGKAFEAPVSQNQKEKVKSIANKMAETNAD
- the odhB gene encoding 2-oxoglutarate dehydrogenase complex dihydrolipoyllysine-residue succinyltransferase — translated: MSLEIKVPPVGESITEVTLSRWIKKDGDAVEMDEVIAELESDKATFELTAESAGTLKTVAAEGDTLAIGAVVASIEAGDAAAASPAVDKSTAAATDESAPGQRLDKPNATVAEVAEVPGAEAKTIEIKVPPVGESITEVTLSRWIKKDGDQVEMDEAIAELESDKATFELTAESAGTLKTLAAEGDVLAIGAVVCSITGGGAAPAAAAPSAPAASQPAAANSQPATQGGYAAGTPSPAAGKILAEKGVSPQSVSGSGVGGRITKEDALNAQKPAAPAAKPATAQPAAAPQASGPREERREKMSNLRKTVAKRLVAVKNETAMLTTFNEVDMQPIMELRGKYKDKFKEKHGVGLGFMSFFTKAVCVALQEWPAVGARIEGEEVVYSNFADISIAVSAPKGLVVPIIRNADAMSLAEIEKAVVTLAGKARENKLTIEDMTGGTFTITNGGVFGSMLSTPIINAPQSAILGMHNIIERPVAVNGQVVIRPMMYLALSYDHRIVDGRESVSFLVRVKQLLEDPARLLLGV
- a CDS encoding helix-turn-helix transcriptional regulator — protein: MKNSYLANQVKTLRTEKGYSQELLAQRTNLSLRTIQRIESGQTEPHGDTLQRLAASLDVNVADFWEGKSYQTCPRISHILFLSIYRH
- a CDS encoding DUF4870 domain-containing protein; the encoded protein is MLPFILWTVKRNEVKDIAQTSKRVLNFQITWCILYFLIFAFILGNVFFHFNIRLPVHFSLSPEILLLFFPAFYGYNIIMVGINAILQFKGKRLFYMPAMKLFR
- a CDS encoding amino acid permease is translated as MSIKPKLSRFDLTMIVISLIIGTGIFKSPGEVAIRTGSPALFFAAWVVGGLVTLCGALTFAEIGARYPNTGGFYKLFSYCYHPAFAFMINWIAVLATTASVAAVALIGAEYLNPLLLPQSMQNVTGTRITTIAMVLLVYFINFLGIKTSARTQNLLTIFKVGMIVLLCLAIFMGNNSTVIIKAALPAGNPIASFGLSLVAVFFTYTGYQQTINFGGDVIDAKRNIPKGIFAGIAIVIAVYMVVNFAYYKVLGMGGLQQNTGLAAKMASVVFGELGARITSVLMFISVLAYVNVNIMSVPRVYYAMADDGVLPAIFKQVNPRTQAQEFGMSFFVGTILLILFFVSSFGEVLNYAMFFECIGLSTAAIAIFILRKRTRHLDGTGIYTIKWYPLVPIIFIAVYWFVTLSIFMANPKATLVCMGAFVVGLVIYYAARQKNINSSPLSK
- a CDS encoding DNA topoisomerase IV subunit B, with translation MAEINYSEDSIRSLDWKEHIRLRPGMYIGKLGDGSAYDDGIYVLLKEIVDNSIDEFVMGAGRTIDINMSDHKVAVRDYGRGIPLGKVIDCVSKINTGGKYDSKAFQKSVGLNGVGTKAVNALSAAFTVQSYRDGRTKIAEFTKGELVRDEPEKETSQRNGTAINFFPDESIFRNYRFIPEFVQNMIWNYVFLNAGLTINFNGEKFFSQNGLRDLLERKTDPDTIRYPIIHLKGEDIEIAMTHGQQYGEEYYSFVNGQHTTQGGTHQAAFREAVVKTLREFYKKEFDASDVRSSIVAAIAIKVQEPVFESQTKTKLGSQNVGPDGPTVRGFINDFVKTELDNFLHKNPSAADAILKRILQSERERKDIAGIKKLANERAKKASLHNRKLRDCKLHFDDTHERKQDTTLFITEGDSASGSITKSRDVLTQAVFSLKGKPLNCFGLTKKVVYENEEFNLLQHALNIEDGLDGLRYNNIVIATDADVDGMHIRLLIMTFFLQFFPDVVKAGHVSILQTPLFRVRNKKETIYCYSDEERRNAIAKLGNKPEITRFKGLGEISPDEFGLFIGKDMRLDPVILKDANVKGLLEYFMGKNTPTRQQHIVQNLRVEKDDETINPLVAEAEVLVA